The proteins below come from a single Aegilops tauschii subsp. strangulata cultivar AL8/78 chromosome 6, Aet v6.0, whole genome shotgun sequence genomic window:
- the LOC120967368 gene encoding uncharacterized protein, translating into MAGLEGLEFFEIVIEKSCSRQRLPDKFAKMLAGREPHKVKLRETGSGLRRLWDVLVVFDGEGHMYLGPDWDHFARAHELQLGHFLVFRYDGDAMFTVKMFDNTMCRMYYQHDHDASNGSSNGDDEEQSGDDEEQPILADDDPAMVVPDDDLAMVVADDDPAMVVPDDDLAMVADDDLAIVVPNDDLAMVVPDNDLVMVVAPAIPQLGDRTMPIVVEEYIHIGIRHSERIRLMKEKKEE; encoded by the exons ATGGCTGGCTTGGAAGGTTTGGAGTTCTTCGAGATCGTAATTGAGAAATCTTGCAGTAGGCAG aggctgcctgacaagTTTGCGAAGATGCTCGCCGGCCGTGAGCCCCACAAAGTGAAGCTGCGGGAGACCGGTAGCGGGcttcgcaggctgtgggacgtgtTGGTGGTGTTCGATGGCGAAGGCCACATGTACCTAGGGCCCGACTGGGATCATTTCGCCCGCGCCCATGAGCTACAGCTCGGGCACTTCCTTGTCTTCCGCTATGACGGCGACGCCATGTTCACCGTGAAGATGTTCGACAACACCATGTGCCGCATGTACTACCAGCACGACCACGATGCCA gcaatgggagcagcaacgGGGATGACGAGGAGCAGAGCGGGGATGACGAGGAGCAGCCTATTCTGGCTGACGACGACCCTGCTATGGTGGTGCCGGATGATGACCTTGCTATGGTGGTGGCTGACGACGACCCTGCTATGGTGGTGCCGGACGACGACCTTGCTATGGTGGCTGACGACGACCTCGCGATTGTGGTGCCTAATGATGACCTCGCaatggtggtgcctgacaatgacctcgTGATGGTGGTGGCGCCTGCAATCCCACAGCTTGGCGACAGGACCATGCCAATTGTGGTAGAGGAGTATATCCACATTGGGATTCGCCACTCTGAGCGCATCAGGTTGatgaaggagaagaaggaggagtgA
- the LOC120966840 gene encoding uncharacterized protein gives MAQGRVEDHLLLNGMSITYDRWIYHGEPLDGQPQHFEADTQAPHMMGGGDAGIDFMEKVLRDNVGLEEEDGHQDDRIPNLLKGLYDVEDRVDGEKSLFAEVLEEAKRAAHEGGKFSIFTFTVKLLHIKSFYRISNAAFNAILRLLSLQFPDSCVPRSYDEGLSIIRRLGLGYVSIHVCPNNCVLFRKDLAKHDNCPKCNASRWKDADGKKSIPEKVLRHFPLIPRLQRMFISKKSSLEVQWHKLKRQPVDNELSHPVDGEAWKEFDSIHLDFAADPRNIKLGIATDGFNPFGNMSTSYSMWPVFVVPYNLPPWACMDQSNFMMPLLIPGPESPGKDFDVFMDPLVEELLQLWTGVPTYDALSLEEKFNLRAVIIWSIHDFPALHTLSGRITAGYKACVHCDKDPCSKRIRSKICYVGHRRFLPRNHRGRRSKDFNGENETRDKPAEFTKEELEQQLEKEKDVRPGKLVKKRNHEEGQCWDRRSCLWDLPYWVDLKLRHNLDVMHIEKNICENLLETFLNIEGKTKDTVSSRLDLEDMGIREDLHLQHNEDEDSFEMPRAWYTMSKEQKLAFCEFLRVVKFPDGHAAKIAKCVTSDGFKLSVLKTHDCHNLLQRILLAGLRGIMDKDIYEAVAELGNFFRELCCKTLKLTVLERLEKEIPIILCKLEKIFPPAFFTVMVHLAVQLPKEIGKLHEEKKVSDDLYALACLPDKRVRVYSACIADGVRYHTVDREEKRKRRNSGIITEGSHDREIIDFYGSKMHETDGCSDGEVDDG, from the exons ATGGCTCAAGGAAGAGTGGAAGATCATCTGCTTCTTAATGGGATGTCCATCACATATGATAGATGGATATATCATGGAGAACCTTTAGATGGACAACCTCAACATTTTGAAGCTGATACACAAGCCCCTCATATGATGGGTGGTGGTGATGCTGGCATTGATTTCATGGAAAAGGTTTTGCGAGATAATGTTGGTTTGGAGGAAGAGGATGGGCATCAAGATGATAGGATTCCTAACCTATTGAAGGGTCTGTACGATGTTGAAGATCGTGTTGATGGAGAGAAGTCGTTGTTTGCTGAGGTGTTAGAGGAGGCCAAGCGCGCAGCTCATGAAGGGGGTAAATTTTCAATATTTACCTTCACCGTGAAGTTACTCCACATCAAGTCTTTCTACCGGATTAGCAATGCTGCATTCAACGCAATACTCCGCCTTTTGAGCTTGCAATTCCCTGATAGCTGTGTTCCCAGATCTTATGATGAAGGATTGAGCATAATCCGCAGGCTGGGGCTAGGTTATGTTTCAATACATGTGTGCCCAAATAACTGTGTCTTGTTTCGGAAGGATTTAGCAAAGCATGACAACTGTCCAAAATGCAATGCCTCTAGGTGGAAAGATGCTGATGGGAAGAAGTCAATACCGGAGAAGGTACTGAGGCACTTTCCGTTGATACCAAGGCTGCAACGGATGTTTATCTCGAAGAAATCATCGCTGGAGGTACAATGGCACAAGCTGAAGCGGCAACCTGTGGACAATGAGCTGAGCCATCCAGTGGACGGAGAGGCATGGAAAGAGTTTGACAGTATACATTTAGATTTTGCTGCAGATCCAAGGAACATAAAACTTGGCATTGCCACAGATGGCTTTAATCCGTTTGGGAATATGAGCACGTcttatagcatgtggccagtttTTGTGGTGCCGTACAACCTGCCACCATGGGCATGCATGGATCAGTCCAACTTCATGATGCCGTTGCTTATCCCGGGTCCAGAGTCTCCAGGAAAGGATTTTGATGTCTTTATGGATCCCCTTGTAGAAGAACTGCTCCAGCTCTGGACTGGTGTACCAACATACGATGCCTTGAGTCTGGAAGAAAAGTTCAATCTACGTGCTGTAATCATATGGTCCATCCATGATTTCCCGGCGCTGCACACTCTGTCTGGGAGGATCACAGCAGGTTATAAGGCATGTGTGCATTGTGACAAAGACCCTTGCTCAAAGAGAATAAGGAGCAAGATCTGCTATGTTGGGCACCGCCGCTTTCTTCCCCGAAACCATCGTGGGCGAAGAAGCAAAGATTTTAATGGTGAGAATGAAACCCGTGACAAGCCAGCTGAATTCACTAAAGAAGAGCTAGAGCAGCAACTTGAAAAGGAGAAAGATGTGAGACCAGGAAAGCTTGTGAAGAAAAGAAACCATGAGGAAGGTCAATGTTGGGACCGGAGGTCTTGTTTGTGGGACCTGCCATACTGGGTTGATCTGAAATTAAGGCATAATCTCGATGTAATGCACATTGAGAAAAACATATGCGAGAATCTGCTAGAGACATTTTTGAACATTGAAGGGAAGACAAAGGACACGGTTAGTTCTAGGCTTGATTTGGAGGACATGGGCATAAGAGAAGATTTGCATCTACAGCACAATGAAGATGAAGATTCATTTGAAATGCCACGAGCATGGTATACAATGAGTAAAGAACAAAAGCTTGCATTCTGTGAATTCCTAAGAGTGGTGAAATTTCCAGATGGTCATGCTGCTAAAATAGCAAAGTGTGTTACTTCTGATGGATTCAAGCTTTCAGTACTGAAAACACATGATTGTCACAACCTCCTCCAAAGGATTTTACTGGCGGGCCTCCGAGGAATCATGGACAAGGATATATATGAAGCGGTTGCTGAGCTGGGAAATTTCTTTAGAGAACTATGCTGCAAAACACTCAAGTTAACTGTACTAGAAAGACTTGAAAAAGAAATCCCAATTATTCTTTGCAAGCTCGAGAAGATTTTCCCTCCGGCTTTCTTCACCGTGATGGTCCATTTGGCGGTGCAGTTACCAAAAGAG ATTGGAAAGTTGCATGAGGAGAAGAAGGTCAGTGATGATCTATATGCTTTGGCATGCTTACCGGATAAGCGAGTGAGAGTGTATTCAGCATGCATTGCTGACGGTGTCCGGTACCACACTGTTGACCGCGAGGAAAAAAGGAAGAGACGgaatagtggaatcatcactgAGGGGTCACATGATCGTGAGATCATTGACTTCTATG GTAGCAAAATGCATGAGACTGATGGTTGTAGTGATGGAGAGGTAGATGATGGTTGA